A genome region from Streptomyces xanthophaeus includes the following:
- a CDS encoding ScbA/BarX family gamma-butyrolactone biosynthesis protein yields MCQPITPPHPSPRSADEYVVTAQWPRAHSFYTPDGGHHDPLLLAESVRQAIPLLSHVAYDVPFGHRQIWDTFSYSTDPDALAVGSTPADISLHIRCSGISRRGRRLAGLTMHVTATRDGQFLGTAEAGFTNQPEAVYQRLRGRNGDLAEVAARTIPLPPPLTPRRVGRDRFHDVVLSPTSSTRRAQLRADVNHPILFDHPVDHAPGMLLLEAVRQAAYRSAFPRRGVLTDMEISFFRYAELTSACWIETLPNTGETTAPDRHPVRVVARQNGEVVFAATATIATATAVPLRLYAAH; encoded by the coding sequence CTGTGTCAACCGATCACTCCGCCTCACCCGTCGCCGCGCTCAGCAGACGAATACGTCGTCACCGCCCAATGGCCCCGTGCCCACAGCTTCTACACACCGGACGGGGGTCACCACGACCCCCTCCTCCTTGCCGAGTCGGTCCGCCAGGCCATCCCGCTTCTCAGCCATGTCGCTTACGACGTGCCCTTCGGTCACCGCCAGATCTGGGACACGTTCAGCTACTCGACCGACCCCGATGCCCTTGCCGTCGGTTCGACTCCCGCCGATATTTCGCTGCACATCCGCTGCTCCGGCATCTCGCGCCGCGGCCGCAGACTCGCGGGTCTCACCATGCACGTGACCGCGACCCGCGACGGACAGTTCCTCGGCACCGCCGAGGCCGGATTCACCAACCAGCCCGAGGCCGTCTACCAGCGCCTGCGCGGCCGGAACGGGGACCTCGCCGAGGTGGCCGCCCGCACCATCCCGCTTCCGCCACCGCTGACTCCGCGCCGCGTGGGCCGCGACCGCTTCCACGACGTGGTCCTCTCCCCCACCAGCTCCACGCGGCGCGCCCAGCTCCGGGCCGATGTCAACCACCCGATCCTCTTCGACCACCCCGTCGACCACGCCCCGGGCATGCTGCTCCTGGAAGCCGTACGCCAGGCCGCGTACCGTTCCGCGTTCCCCCGGCGGGGAGTCCTGACCGATATGGAGATCAGTTTCTTCCGCTATGCGGAGCTGACCTCGGCCTGCTGGATCGAGACGCTCCCGAACACCGGGGAGACGACCGCGCCCGACCGTCATCCCGTACGCGTCGTCGCCCGCCAGAACGGCGAGGTCGTCTTCGCCGCCACGGCGACCATCGCCACCGCGACAGCCGTCCCCCTCCGCCTGTACGCCGCGCACTGA
- a CDS encoding IS701 family transposase has product MTTRTRTRALTAGDTALADFTERLFGHLPRADQRRWARVYLQGLLTTPGKKSVRRLAASVTESPTASQSLQQFINASPWDWNPARTELLRWVEERHPVRAWTIGQVCFPKRGEHSVGVHRRFDPVAGRIVNCQLGFCLFLSLDGMSVPVDWRLALPEAWVADPVLRRRARISPEAVHQAPEALVLELVDSIAARTSSAHPPVVADLSRLGGAAGALIGVLGRRGYDFLVSVPPTLTVRAAALTHGVDPARTPGRGRTTAGDFARLGNTSHPYTAPLAGPGARPRWQRIHSALVRVPEGEPAGRGTQQIYRLFGERPPGRRGGGAVWLTNMNRHRMDDLLHLVRRSAGSTAVLGALADEFGLLDFEGRSFPGWHHHMTLMSAAYGYAYACAVRERGRQSA; this is encoded by the coding sequence ATGACGACACGGACGAGGACCAGAGCCCTGACTGCCGGTGACACCGCCCTGGCCGACTTCACGGAACGCCTCTTCGGTCACTTACCGAGAGCCGACCAGCGGCGCTGGGCCCGGGTCTACCTGCAGGGACTGCTCACCACCCCGGGGAAGAAGTCCGTACGCAGGCTGGCGGCGTCCGTCACCGAGTCGCCCACCGCCTCCCAGTCCCTGCAGCAGTTCATCAACGCGAGTCCCTGGGACTGGAATCCGGCCCGCACCGAACTGCTCCGGTGGGTGGAGGAACGACACCCCGTGCGGGCCTGGACGATCGGGCAGGTGTGCTTCCCCAAGCGCGGTGAGCACTCGGTCGGCGTGCACCGCCGCTTCGACCCCGTCGCCGGACGCATCGTCAACTGCCAGTTGGGTTTCTGCCTCTTCCTGTCCCTGGACGGCATGAGCGTGCCCGTCGACTGGCGGCTGGCACTTCCCGAGGCCTGGGTGGCGGATCCCGTCCTGCGCCGCCGGGCACGCATCTCTCCCGAGGCCGTCCACCAGGCCCCGGAGGCACTCGTACTGGAGCTCGTCGACTCGATCGCCGCGCGTACCTCGTCGGCACATCCCCCCGTGGTCGCCGACCTGAGCCGCCTCGGCGGCGCCGCGGGCGCGCTGATCGGCGTGCTCGGCCGCCGCGGGTACGACTTCCTGGTGTCCGTACCGCCCACCCTCACGGTCCGCGCCGCCGCCCTGACGCACGGCGTCGATCCCGCGCGCACGCCCGGGCGCGGCAGGACCACAGCGGGAGACTTCGCCCGGCTGGGCAACACCAGCCACCCGTACACCGCGCCGCTCGCCGGCCCCGGCGCGCGTCCGCGGTGGCAGCGCATCCACTCGGCGCTGGTCCGGGTGCCGGAGGGGGAACCGGCGGGGCGGGGGACGCAGCAGATCTACCGGCTGTTCGGCGAACGGCCGCCGGGGCGGCGGGGCGGCGGGGCCGTCTGGCTCACCAATATGAACCGCCACCGGATGGACGACCTGCTGCACCTGGTGCGGCGGTCGGCCGGGTCCACCGCGGTGCTCGGCGCACTGGCCGACGAGTTCGGACTCCTCGACTTCGAGGGGCGGTCCTTTCCGGGCTGGCACCATCACATGACGTTGATGTCGGCGGCGTACGGGTACGCGTATGCCTGTGCGGTGCGGGAGCGCGGACGGCAGTCCGCCTGA
- a CDS encoding ParB/RepB/Spo0J family partition protein, which translates to MDKPNPRHATATPDAASEVPVGALLAADSPRTVHVDESHAQALAQSGRTLPPLLVHRPTMRIIDGTHRLRAAVLRGQDTVGVTYFDGSAEDAFVLSVEANISHGLPLTHAERTAAALRILRSHPDWSDRGIARRTGLAGKTVGALRRRETPGPAPPGRVGQDGRVRPADPVRGREAAARLLAGRPTASLRQIAREAGIAPSTVRDVRRRIGAGADPVPAAQRRSGNTPAPAPPPVPARVRGQPLPVLVTSLCKDPLLRLSDAGRLLLRMLDLQVSGLRQWERIVAAIPPYRVETAAAAAAQCARDWQELSEELRRRASAHTPA; encoded by the coding sequence ATGGACAAGCCGAACCCGCGGCACGCGACGGCAACCCCCGACGCCGCGTCCGAGGTACCGGTCGGCGCACTGCTCGCCGCGGATTCCCCCCGCACCGTCCACGTGGACGAGAGCCATGCACAGGCCCTCGCGCAATCCGGCCGGACGCTGCCGCCGCTGCTCGTGCACCGCCCCACCATGCGGATCATCGACGGCACGCACCGGTTGCGGGCCGCCGTACTGCGCGGGCAGGACACGGTGGGAGTGACGTACTTCGACGGCAGCGCCGAGGACGCGTTCGTGCTCTCGGTCGAGGCCAACATCAGTCACGGGCTCCCGCTGACCCACGCGGAACGGACCGCCGCGGCGCTACGGATCCTGCGGTCCCACCCGGACTGGTCCGACCGCGGCATCGCGCGGCGGACCGGACTGGCGGGCAAGACCGTCGGGGCACTACGACGCCGCGAGACTCCGGGGCCCGCCCCACCGGGCCGAGTCGGCCAGGACGGCCGCGTCCGGCCGGCCGACCCGGTCCGCGGCCGGGAGGCCGCGGCCCGGCTGCTGGCCGGCCGTCCCACCGCGTCGCTGCGGCAGATCGCGCGGGAGGCGGGCATCGCGCCCTCGACCGTACGAGACGTACGGCGCCGGATCGGAGCGGGCGCGGACCCCGTACCGGCCGCCCAGCGGCGCTCCGGCAACACCCCGGCCCCCGCACCGCCTCCGGTCCCCGCCCGGGTCCGGGGGCAGCCACTGCCCGTACTGGTCACCAGCCTGTGCAAGGACCCCCTGCTCAGGCTGAGCGATGCGGGCAGGCTCCTGCTCCGCATGCTCGACCTCCAGGTGAGCGGACTGCGCCAGTGGGAGCGGATCGTCGCCGCAATACCCCCGTACCGCGTGGAGACGGCGGCCGCCGCGGCCGCCCAGTGCGCACGGGACTGGCAGGAACTGTCCGAAGAACTCCGGCGCCGCGCCTCGGCGCACACCCCTGCCTGA
- the galU gene encoding UTP--glucose-1-phosphate uridylyltransferase GalU, whose translation MNSTPHRITKAVIPAAGLGTRFLPLTKATPKEMLPVVDKPAIQYVVEEAVAAGMSDILMVTGRNKRPLEDHFDRNYELEEALQRRGDQDKLRSVCASTELADIHYVRQRDPKGLGHAVLCAAPHVGREPFAVLLADDLIDPRDPLLSRMAEVRERLGGSVVALMEVDPQAIHQYGCAAVERSAGGDGVRITELVEKPEPGTAPSNLAIIGRYLLDPEIFEVLRNTTPGRGGEIQLTDALRTLVQAGRPVHGVVFSGRRYDTGDRAEYLRATVRLACERADLGPEFLAWLREFVRSEELVGV comes from the coding sequence ATGAATTCCACACCTCACCGGATAACCAAAGCAGTGATCCCCGCCGCGGGACTCGGCACGCGATTCCTCCCGCTGACCAAGGCCACTCCGAAGGAAATGCTTCCGGTGGTCGACAAGCCGGCCATCCAGTACGTGGTGGAAGAGGCCGTTGCGGCGGGGATGTCGGACATCCTCATGGTCACCGGACGCAACAAGCGGCCGCTGGAGGACCACTTCGACCGCAACTACGAGTTGGAGGAGGCCCTCCAGCGCCGGGGTGATCAGGACAAACTCAGGAGTGTCTGCGCCTCCACCGAACTCGCCGACATCCACTACGTGCGCCAGCGGGACCCCAAGGGCCTCGGGCACGCCGTCCTGTGTGCCGCGCCCCACGTCGGCCGGGAGCCCTTCGCCGTCCTCCTGGCCGACGACCTGATCGACCCCCGCGACCCCCTGCTCTCCCGTATGGCCGAGGTGCGGGAACGGCTCGGCGGCAGTGTCGTGGCCCTCATGGAGGTGGACCCGCAGGCCATCCACCAGTACGGATGCGCCGCGGTGGAGCGGTCGGCGGGCGGTGACGGCGTACGCATCACCGAGCTGGTGGAGAAGCCGGAGCCCGGTACCGCGCCCAGCAACCTGGCCATCATCGGCCGCTACCTCCTCGACCCCGAGATCTTCGAGGTCCTGCGGAACACCACCCCCGGACGCGGCGGCGAGATCCAGCTCACGGACGCCCTACGCACGCTGGTCCAGGCCGGACGACCTGTGCACGGCGTCGTCTTCTCCGGCCGGCGCTACGACACCGGGGACCGCGCCGAGTACCTGCGCGCGACGGTCAGGCTCGCTTGCGAGCGCGCGGACCTCGGCCCCGAATTCCTGGCCTGGCTAAGGGAGTTCGTACGGTCGGAAGAGCTCGTGGGGGTCTGA
- a CDS encoding TetR/AcrR family transcriptional regulator codes for MAAAEFDRNGYDGTSLSRLSRSAGISIGALTFHFAAKGELASAVEDSGRAATRRVVEGVTARGGPALDTVSALVLALGGLIETDAAVRAAARLTQERAGAGPDWCGCWLPDIKELLEQAAEQGQLDPEVDPCPVTLLTAHLVGGAVTRVRRGRGELPGAVTGELRELWRLIRRGIAAPTDLEMPK; via the coding sequence GTGGCTGCCGCTGAATTCGACCGCAACGGGTACGACGGGACCTCGCTTTCCCGGCTGAGCCGCTCCGCCGGGATTTCCATCGGAGCGCTCACCTTTCACTTCGCGGCGAAAGGGGAGTTGGCTTCGGCCGTCGAGGATTCGGGACGTGCGGCCACCCGCAGGGTGGTCGAGGGGGTGACGGCCCGTGGCGGTCCGGCGCTGGACACCGTGTCCGCGCTCGTGCTCGCTCTCGGCGGGCTGATCGAGACGGACGCGGCCGTGCGCGCCGCGGCGCGGCTGACCCAGGAACGGGCCGGTGCCGGACCCGACTGGTGCGGCTGCTGGCTCCCCGACATCAAGGAGCTGCTCGAACAGGCCGCCGAGCAGGGTCAGCTGGACCCCGAGGTCGACCCGTGCCCGGTCACCCTGCTCACGGCGCACCTGGTGGGTGGTGCCGTCACACGGGTACGCCGGGGCCGGGGCGAACTTCCGGGCGCGGTGACCGGTGAGCTCAGGGAGCTGTGGCGGCTCATCCGCCGGGGCATCGCAGCCCCTACAGACCTGGAAATGCCCAAGTAG
- a CDS encoding NAD-dependent epimerase/dehydratase family protein yields the protein MSAPRVVVTGATGFVGSAVLRRLAERDQQATVRAVSRTQAPADLSGASWVGADLADGPSLRGVCDGADVLLSLASYVGPDADRCNAVNSAGTAALVAEARRAGVGRIVHLSTCAVYGPGPHRGEDVGGLTPAPVSAASGSRLAGEGPVLDAGGLVLRAGLVLGRGDRWAVPALVDAFRRVPAGWAGGAGLASFVDVDDLARLIVAFTLGGGAAADATGVLHAHHPEPVRNRDLMEALSEHRVLPARPDADWSWRRCLDALAATPGWVSERQFTLLAGDHWYRADTAWERAGIAPGPGPLSRIGQAARWYRERGGVAPG from the coding sequence GTGAGTGCCCCTCGTGTCGTCGTGACCGGCGCGACGGGCTTCGTGGGGTCGGCCGTGCTGCGCCGGCTGGCCGAGCGGGACCAGCAGGCCACCGTGCGCGCGGTGTCCCGTACCCAGGCCCCCGCGGACTTGTCCGGAGCGAGCTGGGTGGGCGCGGACCTGGCGGACGGACCGTCCCTGCGCGGGGTGTGCGACGGCGCGGACGTCCTGCTGTCCCTGGCCTCCTACGTCGGACCGGACGCCGACCGCTGCAACGCGGTCAACTCCGCCGGGACCGCGGCCCTGGTGGCCGAGGCCCGGCGGGCCGGAGTGGGGCGGATCGTCCACCTGTCCACCTGCGCGGTCTACGGTCCGGGGCCTCATCGGGGGGAGGACGTGGGCGGGTTGACGCCGGCTCCGGTATCGGCGGCCAGCGGCAGCCGGCTGGCGGGGGAGGGGCCGGTGCTCGATGCGGGGGGACTGGTCCTGCGCGCGGGGCTCGTGCTGGGGAGGGGCGACCGGTGGGCCGTACCGGCGCTCGTCGACGCCTTCCGGCGGGTACCGGCGGGGTGGGCCGGAGGGGCGGGACTCGCCTCCTTCGTGGACGTCGACGACCTGGCACGGCTCATCGTGGCGTTCACGCTCGGTGGCGGCGCGGCGGCCGACGCCACGGGTGTCCTGCACGCCCACCACCCCGAGCCGGTGCGCAACCGGGACCTCATGGAGGCCCTCTCCGAGCACCGCGTGCTGCCGGCGCGGCCAGACGCCGACTGGTCGTGGCGCAGATGCCTGGACGCCCTGGCCGCGACCCCCGGATGGGTGAGCGAGCGTCAGTTCACGCTGCTGGCCGGTGACCACTGGTACCGCGCCGACACGGCCTGGGAACGTGCCGGGATCGCACCTGGACCCGGCCCGCTGAGCCGGATCGGGCAGGCGGCCCGGTGGTACCGGGAGAGAGGCGGGGTCGCCCCGGGGTGA
- a CDS encoding ScbR family autoregulator-binding transcription factor encodes MSERKQQRAPQLRAVQTKAAILRAAAEVFDEFGFSGASISKIMKRADVTQGGMYFHFSSKEELAYAVMVGQGDGLEFPAGEDGLQHLVDITLYLAEQLQHNPVLRAGVRLAVEQGEFGLRDDVAYQAWVLEFRQQLRFARAKGELQPDVDDHELAWVLVSSFTGAQLFSQASTGRADLPQRIASLWRYLLPAVAADDIRGGLRLTLPPSEPKPEPKPEPEAEAKPRSKSASGKRA; translated from the coding sequence ATGTCAGAGCGAAAGCAGCAACGCGCCCCTCAACTCAGGGCAGTTCAGACCAAAGCCGCCATCCTGCGCGCCGCGGCCGAGGTCTTCGACGAGTTCGGCTTCAGCGGAGCCAGCATCAGCAAGATCATGAAGCGGGCGGACGTCACGCAGGGCGGCATGTACTTCCACTTCAGCTCGAAGGAGGAGCTCGCCTACGCCGTCATGGTCGGCCAGGGTGACGGCCTGGAGTTCCCCGCCGGGGAGGACGGCCTGCAGCACCTGGTGGACATCACGCTCTACCTCGCCGAGCAGCTCCAGCACAATCCGGTGCTCCGCGCCGGCGTCCGACTGGCCGTGGAACAAGGCGAGTTCGGCCTGCGCGACGACGTCGCCTACCAGGCCTGGGTGCTGGAGTTCCGCCAGCAGCTGCGCTTCGCCCGGGCCAAGGGCGAACTCCAGCCGGACGTCGACGACCACGAACTGGCCTGGGTACTGGTCAGCTCCTTCACCGGGGCGCAGCTCTTCTCCCAGGCGTCGACCGGCCGGGCCGACCTGCCGCAGCGGATCGCCTCCCTGTGGCGCTACCTGCTGCCCGCGGTGGCCGCGGACGACATCCGGGGCGGGCTGCGCCTGACGCTGCCGCCGAGCGAGCCCAAGCCGGAGCCCAAGCCGGAGCCGGAGGCGGAGGCGAAGCCGAGGTCGAAGTCGGCATCGGGGAAGCGGGCGTGA